The following nucleotide sequence is from Drosophila kikkawai strain 14028-0561.14 chromosome 2L, DkikHiC1v2, whole genome shotgun sequence.
CGGCGATGTTCTAGATATGCCCATGTCCACCATTAGCACCATCCGCAAAGGTGGAGTTTTTCTGGACCAACATTTGGGACAGTCCGTTTAGTTGACGATTAAACTCCGAGCCAACTGGCCGTGTCGCGTCTCCTAGTGATACAAGAAAAGGATTCTCTCTGGACAAGCAAAAAACAACGGATAATGTCCGCCTACGAAGAGATGTCAGCGAAGACGTCGCGGCGTCTCTCGCCAGTTTGGTTTCTAGTGATCACTATGCTCCTGTTTGTGACTACCTTAACGGCGGTAGCTGTTATCGAAGCTGGACGCGCACAGACCCCAGCCGCCGGCGAGAGCGATCTTCTGATCCTTACACGCATGTGGAATCACTTTAAGGCAGGTGCCGAGAACGATACGGAAGTCGCCACCGTGGAGCGAATTGCTCGGGAAGCTGGCAATTCCACAGATCCGCCTAGGACGCCTGGGCAGGGCAGAAACTTCTacgaggagcagcaggcgGTGGTGGTGAATGCGGAGAGCATGGATCCAGTGATGGGCCAGCGTCAAGATGCCTACGGGCCGCCCCAGAGCAGAGAGGACTCCTACGACCAGGACCCCTACTACGATGTGGCGGACGACTATGGACCAGGACGTTACCCCTATCCAGAGTCCAGGGAGCAGCCTGCTGAGGAGGATGTCTTATCATCGCCGGAGTCGGGTGAGGGCAGGGCGTCGCAGGCTCGTCCATATGATTCCTTCTACGCTCCCTGGTCGTATGCAAAGAAACCGGCTCCAGTGGCCACACATCCTGCGGCTGAGGGGAATAACAGGAAGCTGCAGGCTACGCCCAATAGGTAAGAAATCTATATCTATATTGCTTCTTAATGGCCGTGGgctatgttatatatattatatattttcgatcTGCAATCGATCCAgtttaaaaagcttttaagaCTCTCGaaacaatattaattatttaaatttatgaaccCAATATGCTGATTTTTAAACCTATGAAAAATGAACACGGCTTTCCGAAGTTGCTTTCTTTCTTTCGATAtacagaaattttaaaataggccacataaataaaaaatcataccTTAATATTTAATCGAAATGAAGAACGAAAACACGCTGCAAATTCCATATCAGTTAAATgcatattataaataaagacTAAATAAGACGCAGTTCGAAGATTAACAAATGTtacatatacaaaaatattaattatatttctttgtACATTATTTTGACAcaatttcacaattttatatgtaatttacgtacatttaaaaaatagaacactggatttatttaataaataaatgaaatgtttgGACTTTTAACTATTAgatttaatagaaaaattaatacattttttttgctttttacgTAGGTCCCCTTATCCTGCCTACGATGAGGTCTACGACTATCCCATGGGCTTCCAGCCGCGTCCACATCCAGAAACACAGATGGCCAAACAATCTCAACCCGCTCCCGAAAATGCAGTGGCCCCCCAGGCTCAGAGCGAGTCCACTCTGGTCACCGTGCTGAAGAGTCTCAAGCAGATCTGGGATCTGTATCAGGCTCTGATGAGCGCCTGGAACGCTGTTAGCGAACGTCATCAGCAGAGCACAGAGAAGTTCCGCAAGGAACAAGCACAGAAGCAGGCGGAGAAGGATCGACtacgtcagcagcagcagcagaaaacgAGGATCAACTCCAAGAAACCAGCAAGGGTGGAGGGAGACAAGAAGAACCAGAGCAAGAAGCCCAACACAACGACTACAAAGTCTACAAGCACGACTACTTCCACCACGACATCGGCTCCAGACAGCtccgaagaggaggaggaggagcagcagcagcaggcggagAAGGTGGTGAAAGTTGAGGCGGCCACACCATCGGCTCCATCATCAGCCAAAGTGGAATCACGCAAGGGCGAGAAAGCTAGCTTGAGGTCGGTGAGAGGTTTGCGGCAGAGAAGAGATGCCGAGACGGAGGACAAGGCTGACACGGATGTGGGCGAAGGTCGCTACATCAAGGGCGATCCCCTTAAGGGTTACTATGACTTTGTCATCACGGAGGGTTCCTACAAGTTTTGGGCTGTCTTTCAGGTGAGAATGGattatttacttataattacacctttttgcttactttttacGCGCATCCTTTATACATAGGTGGGCACAGCACTGCTGATTATCTACTCAACATTCGCCGCCATTTACTACTCCAAGGTGAATCCGCTGACCAGTGACTACGATTACACCGACTACCTAGGCGGCGTGCGCTCTCTGTCTGGCGGCGATGCCGATTTTGTGGACGACGGTGATGCGGCGACACCACCCGTATCGACCACCTCCCGCATCCTGGAGTGGATTCCACGGACGACGCACTccgttaaatttattttggatGCCATCGACAAGATGCCTTTGGATCATGACAAGGCCAAGGAGCCCGGCTGGTCCACAGACCAAGCGACGGGCATGAGATAGGGAATCGCGATAATGATAAttgttaatgaaaatataataatgttgaggataatttttaaagtgtttttaatatttggtctATGTTTTAGAAAGGGAAACATCAGGGTATTGGGCCAAGCTctacaaaatatgaaaaacaaaactaagaTATTTCATGTTTTTCGTATTTTAAGTATCaaggaaatataaattaaaagaatgtATTTCgttaagttttaaattcaGTGAAAAACGAAAAAGGCTATTTAAAACCAAGAGCTTAAAATCTTAATTTCAGGGCTTAGTAGATGCagattgtatttaatattataaaaatattaaatatgctCAATATTTAGTTAGTtgcaaagcctaaaaatttCCAAGCAAATAACGGTCACAATTTAaactgtattttatttttcaaaaacaacCATTCACAAAACGCGCATACACGGTGCAACGGTCACACTAGGAAAGcagctgtttactattttTGGAAGAAAACAACACGTAGCTCATCAATTGACAAATATTTCTTGATTGCCATAAAATAAACCGATGTAGaagcatttaaagtttttagaaaTCAGCAACTATGAATAGTGTCCACAGAAGATTAACAAAACTAACGCTGGTTCTGGCCCTGCTTTCGGCGGCGGCAGCCCACGAAGCCAAAGATTTTGACGATTCCATTTTGTacaaaattgattttgaagtTCCCGAGTTGATTGGACAGCCAGTGAGTAGAAAACATGTTGTACATTTCATGGAATACAAGATCTAATACCCCCTAGGACTTGGGCAACCAGCTGCGGACGTTCTACACGCCGGATAAGGAGAAGTACGAATGCCTGATTCCCACTTTTGAGCGCCAGAAGGAGGAAAAGAAGTCCGACAAGCCGGAGTTGTGTAAGTTTTCGGTGTCTTTCAAGAAGAAAATCCTCTACAGCTCTTTGTGTTTTTCCCGCAGCTCCCATTAGCCTGTTGCAGCCCATTTTCTCCGCTCTGACCTGTTCGTACCGCATTGAAGCCTATTGGTCGTACGAAATCTGCCACGGACACCATGTGCGCCAGTACCATGAGGAGCGCGAAGGCAAGAACATCAAGTTTCAGGAATTCTATCTGGGCAAGTGGGGCGACGACAAGACAGAGCTGCTGAGCAAGACGTGGGCGGCCGAACTGAAGGATGGCGGCAAGCCCAAATACAAGACCCTCAAGATCGACAACACACGGTATCCCTACTTCGAGATGGAGTTCAACGATGGCACCATGTGCGAAATTATCGATTCTCCCCGCACCACAATGGTGCGCTATGTGTGCTATCCGCACGGTAAGGACGACATTTACTCGTTCAAGGAGACCTCCTCGTGTAATTATGAAGCCATTATCCTCACCTCGGCGCTGTGCGTCATCCCTGGCTTCCATGCCGAGGAGACCAAGGAGCTGTCCATCAAGTGCTTCAACTCGGAAACTGAGCCGCACAGGCCACTGAGCATGCTACGTTCGGAGCTAAGTGAGTGGGCTGAATCCGAAACGGATTTACTCGTTTCCAAGGAGAAGGAAAGCAAGCCGCCTGCCAAACTCTGGCCAAAGGCCGAGGGAGACATGGTGACGTTCAAGTACAGCGGGGATGTGGATAAGATCATACTGGAGCTAATGAGTAACGGGGACCTCGAGGTGGACGGCGACTATCAGCAGCTTCTGCTTAGCCGAACTGCCGGCGGCTCTATGCCAACTCCTATCAGCGATCTGACGCCCATCAAGGAGTTCGTTTCGGGCAAGAATTGCCTAACTGGGGTAAGAAGATCGCCCAAATGATCGGTGATTTAACTAATGTTACCTTTTCTACAGGGAAACGGCTGGTGGAAGTACGAGTTCTGCTATGGGCGTCATGTACGCCAGTTCCACAAGGACAAGAACAGCGAGGTAGAGCTGTTCCTGGGCTATTTCTCGGAGGAGGCTCATCGCCAGTGGGCCAACACCAATCCGGATAAGGGCGCCCGGCGTGCCGGCTTCACATCCTCCATTTGGCATCATTACGGCAAGGGCACCCACTGCGACCGTACTGGACTGCCCCGTGAGGTTGACGTCAAGCTGACCTGCACGCCGGTCACCACCAGCGGCACAGCCGTGTCCATGTATCTGCTGGAGCCGAAGACGTGCCAGTATATTCTGGTCGTTGAATCGCCCACGATCTGTGATCTCATGCATTACGCGGACGCTCATGGCCTGGTGAAGCCGGAGAATCTGCAAAAAGCCCTAGCTAACGACGGCGAGAAGCCGGCCCCAACGGTATCAGCACCTTCCACGGGTCGTACGgccagcgaggaggaggagattcGCTCTTAGACTAACTAAATTCTGTATTCCAACTCTAGTGAATTACTtgtaaaaacaatgaatttaattttaaaagtgtcctattttttttcgtttgggagctaagcaacagcagcgggtAACATAagaggttttcttttttcattaataagatatttgtatacccttgcagagtaTTATAactttagtcagaagtttggaACACAGAGAGGGAGACGGTTTTGACCCTattttcttgatcagcatcaacaaccGAGTGGatctagtccctcagttttaaagttatcgaaatgaaactttgcagatagTCTTGTGACTATTCTCACTACTATATATGTCAAAACAGGCCGGATCGGCCGAGAAACGGAGAAAAAATtgtagaaataaaattataacttaactgatttttatacccttgcagggtattataatttcagtcagaagtttgcaaacgcagtgaaggagacgtttccgaccctataaagtatatatattcttgatcagcatcaacaggggaatctttctagatatgtcaggaagaaatcgattttttggtcatttttgcaaaattttataaggggttacatcattaaaatttttgatttcgataaaaaattgaattttcaaaatttttaaatgaagtatgcagatttattaactgtagaaaatcttgcacagaacagttttccgatttaaaattaatgctcttttggccgagttatgatatttttaatttaaaaaaaaaatcaaaaagttttttaatataaaaaatcagattttataatacaaaataatatttttctaagtcaaggaatcatttccgacctcataaaccatatatattcgtgatcagcattaacatgcgaatctttcttgacatgtccggaagaaatcgattttttggccatttttgcgaaattttataaggggttacatcattaaaattagcaaaaatggccaaaattttgatttcttaaaattttaaatttggtatgcagtttttttaaattaataaaaactaacacaaaactgctttccaaatcgaaattaatgcatttttggcttagttatgatatattttaattgttacctgcaaggatatacaaactttggctggccaaagttagctttctttcttgttttttatatttttatctactctaagaaattgaaattttgtattattcagaatttcggttttaattttatttgaaattcgACGACTATTAAATATAGTtaccatagaagcgatcggtagagaaaattgaaaagctgaaaatttaaaactataaactattgtttttgttcagaatatatttttataatttaaactataTTCAATGTTTCAAatctgaaatattttatttatacgatttaaaaataataaatattaaatataataaataataagttagcttccttttttgtttaatatactttttcaggggtaaatgtatttaaaattactgaataaaataaaaacagaaaggCCAAGAAGTCACAAAAGAGAATCGTTtagctaaatatttatttctatatttatatttatatttatatctatTCGGTTGACCGCGGCTGTCGAGCTCCCGCAATTTCCAATTGGAGTGTGGCcgtgctgcaaatccattaaATTCCATTCACACGGAACACTTGGAGAACTTGTCATTCGcaacgaaaaaaaagggggcTACTTAGTCACACTGTTCCTTCGTGTGCTCGAAAGAGTTACAATAAATCCAAGTTTCTAAAGTTTTAACAGAAAATAGGTCAAAAACCGTTCTATATTTGCTAAATTCACAGCTGTTTTAAGTTTAGACAAAGTGTGAGTACCGTCCAGTGGATGGGTTCAGTTACCGGCCCCGCCGTTTCGAGGGTGTGAAAAATCAATGGGGTTGGGGGTTAGGCGAAAGAAGAAACGTGCCCCCCGCCCGGCATTTAGCGGGCTCAAAGGCGACGAGCGATAAGCCAGCCGGTGTATTACACAATTGCCGACGATCCGCCGCTGACCAAACCAATCTCTTCTCTCCTTGCAGTCCGCACACGCAAGCACACAACTGAGAAGCTTCCGGCACGATGGCGATGTCTCTCAGCATTGGCTCGATGAAGCTGAACAAGTGGCAGGTGGCGCTACTCCTCGGCACTCCCCTGGCCATTGGGCTGGGCACATATGCGGTCAAGCGCTGGACCGCTGCGCCCGGTGGAAAGGCCACGGATGTTGACGGGGAGGAGAAGAAACGCGTCAAGGGCAAGATCGAGCAGCAGGGCATCTCCCTCGACGGCACCGCACCTGACAAGGACCTGGAGCGGAAGAAAAAGTCAGCCGAGCTGGGAGAGGAGCTGTCGCCGCTGAAGGAAGCCACAAACTACAAGAACGAGGGCAACATCTGCTACCGGAACGGGAAATACGACGAGGCGATCAACTTTTACGACAAGGCCATCGACAAGTGTCCCAAGGAGCATCGAACTGACATGGCCATATTCTACCAGAACCGCGCCGCTTCCTATGAAATGCTCAAGAAGTGGTCCAAGGTGAAGGAGGACTGCACCGCCTCCCTGGAGTATAATCCGCGCTATGCCAAGGCCTACTATCGTCGTGCCCGCGCCTACGAGGCCACTAAAGACATGATGGAGTGCCTGGACGATGTCACCGCCACCTGCATTCTCGAGATGTTTCAGAACAACCAGACCATCATGTTCGCGGACCGCGTCCTCAAGGAGACGGGTCGCATGGATGCCGAGAAGGGAATGCTCACCAGGGTGCCCGTTGTGCCGTCGGCCTGTTTCGTCAATACCTACATGCGTTCCTTTATTGCGGATCCACTGCAGACCTTGGAACTCCCGCCCGCCCAAGATACAGAGTCGACACCAGCAAAGGGATTCCTGAGGGCAAGGCAAGCCTACCTAAAGGAGAAGTTCGACGACATCATACCCGCCTGCACCGAGGAGATTGAGTCGTCGGAAGCGGAGGCCCAGTACAAGGTCGAGGCGCTGCTCATGCGCGGCACCTTCCACCTCCTGTGCGGCTCCTACACAGAGAGCGAGCAGGACTTTAATGCCATCCTACAAAATGGTAAGAATAACCCATATCCACAgggtatttattttctttggtaACGCTCTGTAAATCCCTTGACCACAGTCGATGCTGACCCCACAATGCGAGCCTATGCCTACCTTAAGCGAGCCGCTCTCTACGTTCAGCTGGACCAGCGCGAGAAGGGCCTGGCCGACTTTGAGGAGGCGGAGAAGCTGAAGCCCGATAACCCAGATGTGTTCCACCAGCGTGCCCAaattctgttgctgctggagcAGATCGAGCCTGCGTTGGCCGAATTCGACAAGGCTGTGCGCCTTGCGCCTAACCATCCCATTGCCTTCGTCCAGAAGTGTTACGCCGAGTACAGACTGTCGCTGCTGGCCGGGGACCAGAGGCGTTTGGAGGCCGTGATGCGCAGCTTTGAACAGGCAATTGAACGGTTCCCAAGCTGCGTCGAGTGCTACAGCCTGATGGCCCAAGTGCTGTCCGACCAGCAGCAGTTCAATCAGGCGCAGGAGTACTACGAGAAGGCCATGCGAATGGCTCCAACAAGCTCGACCCTCATCGTCCATCAGGCCATCATGGTTCTACAGTGGCGCGGCGACGTCGAGACGGCTGTTAAGCTGCTCAACAAGGCCATCGAGGTAGATCCAAAGTGTGAGCTGGCCTACGAGACCCTGGGAACGGTAGAAGTGCAGCGGGCGCAGCTGAAAAACGCCGTCGATCTCTTCGAGAAGGCCCTGCTGTACGCCAAGAGCCAGGCGGAGCTGGTGCATGTCTACTCGCTGCGAAATGCGGCGATGGCCCAGATCAATGTCACCAAGAAGCTGGGAATCGACATGAACACGGTGTCGGCCATGGCCCAGACAGGCATGATGCCGCAGGGAGTGTAGAGCGGAGCATTTAGCCAGAGACGCACCACCAGGAGCAAGCCGACTCCAACTAAGTTAATATCGACCATCATTTACctgttatttatatatatataaagcttGTTTACGTTTATGCTGCTCTAGCTATAGCTACATAGCATATAGAAATCGTCATGTATTATGGTACATACTTATGTAATCTAGAATCTGTTGCCTAAGGAACCCACTAAGACAAGAAACCACTAGCTTATGTTTAAGCATAAGATTAATAACAAATATCAAGCCAGTTGTCCTCTTATTGTGGCTCCACTTCCGGTTGGTTAAAGTCCTGCACATCGCCCGAGATGTAGCTGGCGGCGATTATCCAGAGCGCAGCTCGCACGCTGCCCACCAAAGCATAGTCCTCTTCCAGCTGCTCCAGATAGGGCATCAGGAGGCCCGGCAGAGCTCCAAGTCCACCCGAAATACCCATCAGAGTTCCAGCATAGTTCGGGCTCATGTCCAGCGGCAGGGGTTTGACGCTAGCATTATAGGCACCCATGGCCAGAATACTCCAGATCTGAGCGCCCTTCATCTTCATCTGCACCATGTGCATGGATCCGCATATAAAGACCAGCCAGGACATCAGACGGCGGGTCTGCGTGCGACTGAGGATCTGCTGGGCAATGAGAAAATCACTCAGCTGACCCGTGGTCAGCGAGGCCAACCAATTGCCAATGTGCGGAGCTGTCACTGTAAGTGTGGCGGCGAGTTCCTCCCACAGCCCGCTGCCATGCGACCGTACCTTTTCCAACACCATATGCAGCTCCTTGGGCAGATCCTGCTTGCTCCAATCATGCTGAATTGAGGCGGAGATAAGGGCCCACAGCGGTTTGCTGGTGAGCATGCTTCGCCAAGGTGTTGTCGGAGGGTTGGTCATTAAAGTGTCTTCATTGTCTGCTTCCTCTCTGGTGGGTTCCTCTGCGTCCGGGGCATCTCTGGCCACCCTTTCTCGAGTGGCGACCAGCAGCAGAGAACCGCTTGTGTGGATTTTGATGTAGTCCCGCTCCTCGCTCTGGATGTACGGACAGAGATCCGGCGTGCTATAGCAAACAAGAGTCTACAAAAGAGTGGAGAAGAGGTTTCAAATAGTTTCAAGAGTTTGTTGTTCATCTTACGAAACCCAGGAACCAGAATATAGCACCACCGCCAACCAGATAAAACCCCAGAGGCCAGTCCTGTTCGGCCATCACCAATCCGCTGACCAATTGAACCATTGTGATGCCAATCTCTCCGCCGCTCAGTACGCAAGTGGCCATCAATCCGCGCTCTTGCTCAGGCACCCATTGAGCCAATAAAGCGCAGACTGCGGGAAAGCAGGGACCTTCGCAAAGCCCCATCATGAGACGGACTCCGATCAGAATATAGGGACCTCCGCTACGCACTGCGGTCGGAGTAAGGAGAGTCAGCACCGCCGACGTAAGGATGGACACACTGAGAACCCATTTGCCGCCATATCGCTCCGCTAAAAGTCCGCCGGGAACGTGGGTGATCATGTAGCCGGCATAGAAAGCCATGAACACCAATGATTGGGTTTGGAGGGACCACAGCTCCGAGCAGCTAATTCGTTCAGGGGAATGTTTCGATGTGACACTCTCCCGGCTGCTCCTTCTACGGTGGTTCCTTCGACCGTTCTTGGGCACCTTATCCTGATTCCGATCCCATCCCGCTTTTAGTCTAtttataaaatgattttttgtCAGGTTTAGGTGCATGGCCAGTTCCAGCCGCCAGTTGGGCAGGGCCTTTGGATTAAGCACTATTCCGTCGGAACTGAATCTATCCTGGACCCCGTTGCACTCGGCGACAATGCGGTCCATCGAAAAGTCCAGACACAGTCGCATCGTATAGGCGTTTATAATGGCCAAGAGGGTGAAGCAGCAGAGCACCACGCGCTGCTTGACCTCCAGATCTGCATAGAGGATGGTGGCTTATTTCTTTTAAGGATAATGAAAGTTTGCTCTACTCACAAAGAAACAAATCGCTAAGCTTCTGTTCAACAGCGGGCAGCATTTTAactactttatttatattggaCTAGGAATTAAAGGGATAGCCTACTACTCTATTAACAGATTTGTAAGAATATGTATTATATAGCTTATTTAGTAAACAATAAAGCTATTTTTATGTCTTACGGAAATGTATCAAAATAATTGTATCAATTTAGAGACTGACAAAGCCCAAAAGCAGGCTTCAAGTTTTTTAAAGTT
It contains:
- the LOC108082120 gene encoding uncharacterized protein codes for the protein MSAYEEMSAKTSRRLSPVWFLVITMLLFVTTLTAVAVIEAGRAQTPAAGESDLLILTRMWNHFKAGAENDTEVATVERIAREAGNSTDPPRTPGQGRNFYEEQQAVVVNAESMDPVMGQRQDAYGPPQSREDSYDQDPYYDVADDYGPGRYPYPESREQPAEEDVLSSPESGEGRASQARPYDSFYAPWSYAKKPAPVATHPAAEGNNRKLQATPNRSPYPAYDEVYDYPMGFQPRPHPETQMAKQSQPAPENAVAPQAQSESTLVTVLKSLKQIWDLYQALMSAWNAVSERHQQSTEKFRKEQAQKQAEKDRLRQQQQQKTRINSKKPARVEGDKKNQSKKPNTTTTKSTSTTTSTTTSAPDSSEEEEEEQQQQAEKVVKVEAATPSAPSSAKVESRKGEKASLRSVRGLRQRRDAETEDKADTDVGEGRYIKGDPLKGYYDFVITEGSYKFWAVFQVGTALLIIYSTFAAIYYSKVNPLTSDYDYTDYLGGVRSLSGGDADFVDDGDAATPPVSTTSRILEWIPRTTHSVKFILDAIDKMPLDHDKAKEPGWSTDQATGMR
- the LOC108082255 gene encoding endoplasmic reticulum lectin 1 isoform X2: MNSVHRRLTKLTLVLALLSAAAAHEAKDFDDSILYKIDFEVPELIGQPLRTFYTPDKEKYECLIPTFERQKEEKKSDKPELSPISLLQPIFSALTCSYRIEAYWSYEICHGHHVRQYHEEREGKNIKFQEFYLGKWGDDKTELLSKTWAAELKDGGKPKYKTLKIDNTRYPYFEMEFNDGTMCEIIDSPRTTMVRYVCYPHGKDDIYSFKETSSCNYEAIILTSALCVIPGFHAEETKELSIKCFNSETEPHRPLSMLRSELSEWAESETDLLVSKEKESKPPAKLWPKAEGDMVTFKYSGDVDKIILELMSNGDLEVDGDYQQLLLSRTAGGSMPTPISDLTPIKEFVSGKNCLTGGNGWWKYEFCYGRHVRQFHKDKNSEVELFLGYFSEEAHRQWANTNPDKGARRAGFTSSIWHHYGKGTHCDRTGLPREVDVKLTCTPVTTSGTAVSMYLLEPKTCQYILVVESPTICDLMHYADAHGLVKPENLQKALANDGEKPAPTVSAPSTGRTASEEEEIRS
- the LOC108082255 gene encoding endoplasmic reticulum lectin 1 isoform X1 produces the protein MNSVHRRLTKLTLVLALLSAAAAHEAKDFDDSILYKIDFEVPELIGQPDLGNQLRTFYTPDKEKYECLIPTFERQKEEKKSDKPELSPISLLQPIFSALTCSYRIEAYWSYEICHGHHVRQYHEEREGKNIKFQEFYLGKWGDDKTELLSKTWAAELKDGGKPKYKTLKIDNTRYPYFEMEFNDGTMCEIIDSPRTTMVRYVCYPHGKDDIYSFKETSSCNYEAIILTSALCVIPGFHAEETKELSIKCFNSETEPHRPLSMLRSELSEWAESETDLLVSKEKESKPPAKLWPKAEGDMVTFKYSGDVDKIILELMSNGDLEVDGDYQQLLLSRTAGGSMPTPISDLTPIKEFVSGKNCLTGGNGWWKYEFCYGRHVRQFHKDKNSEVELFLGYFSEEAHRQWANTNPDKGARRAGFTSSIWHHYGKGTHCDRTGLPREVDVKLTCTPVTTSGTAVSMYLLEPKTCQYILVVESPTICDLMHYADAHGLVKPENLQKALANDGEKPAPTVSAPSTGRTASEEEEIRS
- the Tom70 gene encoding mitochondrial import receptor subunit TOM70; the encoded protein is MAMSLSIGSMKLNKWQVALLLGTPLAIGLGTYAVKRWTAAPGGKATDVDGEEKKRVKGKIEQQGISLDGTAPDKDLERKKKSAELGEELSPLKEATNYKNEGNICYRNGKYDEAINFYDKAIDKCPKEHRTDMAIFYQNRAASYEMLKKWSKVKEDCTASLEYNPRYAKAYYRRARAYEATKDMMECLDDVTATCILEMFQNNQTIMFADRVLKETGRMDAEKGMLTRVPVVPSACFVNTYMRSFIADPLQTLELPPAQDTESTPAKGFLRARQAYLKEKFDDIIPACTEEIESSEAEAQYKVEALLMRGTFHLLCGSYTESEQDFNAILQNVDADPTMRAYAYLKRAALYVQLDQREKGLADFEEAEKLKPDNPDVFHQRAQILLLLEQIEPALAEFDKAVRLAPNHPIAFVQKCYAEYRLSLLAGDQRRLEAVMRSFEQAIERFPSCVECYSLMAQVLSDQQQFNQAQEYYEKAMRMAPTSSTLIVHQAIMVLQWRGDVETAVKLLNKAIEVDPKCELAYETLGTVEVQRAQLKNAVDLFEKALLYAKSQAELVHVYSLRNAAMAQINVTKKLGIDMNTVSAMAQTGMMPQGV
- the LOC108082230 gene encoding sialin, which gives rise to MLPAVEQKLSDLFLYLEVKQRVVLCCFTLLAIINAYTMRLCLDFSMDRIVAECNGVQDRFSSDGIVLNPKALPNWRLELAMHLNLTKNHFINRLKAGWDRNQDKVPKNGRRNHRRRSSRESVTSKHSPERISCSELWSLQTQSLVFMAFYAGYMITHVPGGLLAERYGGKWVLSVSILTSAVLTLLTPTAVRSGGPYILIGVRLMMGLCEGPCFPAVCALLAQWVPEQERGLMATCVLSGGEIGITMVQLVSGLVMAEQDWPLGFYLVGGGAIFWFLGFTLVCYSTPDLCPYIQSEERDYIKIHTSGSLLLVATRERVARDAPDAEEPTREEADNEDTLMTNPPTTPWRSMLTSKPLWALISASIQHDWSKQDLPKELHMVLEKVRSHGSGLWEELAATLTVTAPHIGNWLASLTTGQLSDFLIAQQILSRTQTRRLMSWLVFICGSMHMVQMKMKGAQIWSILAMGAYNASVKPLPLDMSPNYAGTLMGISGGLGALPGLLMPYLEQLEEDYALVGSVRAALWIIAASYISGDVQDFNQPEVEPQ